TCTATGCCCAGTAGGCTACCTACAAAGGATCGTATTCTCGACTGGTTTCACCGTTCAAACCTCCCACGGAACGTATTCGCAGGCTACTTCGTTCCTTGGATGGCACTCACGTCGCACAGACCGATTGGGCGGAACATCTATGACTACGACTGGGATCTCATTGTTGTTCTGGATGCCTGTCGGGTCGATGCTCTCCGTGAAGTCGCGGGCGAGTATTCTTTCCTCGGTTCTGTTGACCGTGCTCCCTCTCTGGGTTCGTCGTCCAAAGAGTGGCTCGTCAATACGTTCCAAGACGAATACCGTGACGAAATCAGTGATACGGTTTATTTGACTGGAAACGGCTGGGTCGATGAAGCCTTGACACCCTCTGTGGATTTCGCTTCTTGGACAGTTCTCAACGGCTCTGTCGTAGAGTCGAGCGACTTGGTTCATCGACTAATCGAGCGTCCAATCGTACCGCAAGATGATTTCGATGAAGTATGGATGCAGCCGATTCGCAACGTCGGTGGTATAGAGGCGTTCCCGGCTGCTGATCTCACTGAGTATGCAGTTCAATATGGGCGGGTCCACGACCCGGAACGAATGATCGTTCACTACATGCAACCACATGAACCCTATCTTCACCGTGCTGCCAACGGAGAGGAACCTACAGAGATCGACAAACGACCGTTCGAGCTTCTCCGGCGTGGCCACGAGAAAGAACCCGTCTGGAATGCCTATCTGGACAATCTACGGTACGTTCTTGACCACGCTGAAATATTGCTTGAGAACTACGAGGCAGATGACGTGATTATCACCGCGGACCACGGTGAGATGTTCGGTGAACATCTGCTATACGGACACGCTGAGGGACTCCCGCATCCAAAGCTCAGAACCGTTCCCTGGGTAACTACCTCCGGATCGGACACTGGTACACTCGATCCGGACGTTGATCTCGATGCAGAATCCAAGGCCGTTGTTGATGATCGTCTCTCTGCGTTGGGATACATGTGAAATA
This Halococcus agarilyticus DNA region includes the following protein-coding sequences:
- a CDS encoding alkaline phosphatase family protein, with translation MALTSHRPIGRNIYDYDWDLIVVLDACRVDALREVAGEYSFLGSVDRAPSLGSSSKEWLVNTFQDEYRDEISDTVYLTGNGWVDEALTPSVDFASWTVLNGSVVESSDLVHRLIERPIVPQDDFDEVWMQPIRNVGGIEAFPAADLTEYAVQYGRVHDPERMIVHYMQPHEPYLHRAANGEEPTEIDKRPFELLRRGHEKEPVWNAYLDNLRYVLDHAEILLENYEADDVIITADHGEMFGEHLLYGHAEGLPHPKLRTVPWVTTSGSDTGTLDPDVDLDAESKAVVDDRLSALGYM